The genomic DNA TGCTGAGTCAATGAGCGTAATTTGAGGACCTACTTCGAGTTGAATTATTGGTTTTAAAAGGGGATAGTGTGTACATCCTAATATTAGGGTATCAACATTTTCAGCCAAAATAGGTCTTAGGTATTCTCTTATGGTTAAACGAGTAATGTCATTGTTTAACCATCCTTCTTCGACTAAGGGAACTAATAAGGAACATGCTTTTGAAATGACTCTTGTATTAGGATTATAATTTGCAATAGCTCGTGCATAGGCATTGCTGTTGACTGTTGTAGAAGTCGCAATAACGCCTATTTGGTTGTTACTGGTAACTTTAAGTGCAGCATTGGCGCCAGCAGATATGACATCAATAACTGGAATATCACACGCTATTTCCTTTACTGTATTAAGTGCAACTGCTGAAATAGTATTACATGCAACGACTAATGCCTTCACATCTTTTTGTAAAAGAAAGTCTATTATTTGTTGTGTGAATAATTGTATAGTTTTTTTCGATTTCATCCCATAAGGAACCCGTGCAGTATCACCAAAATAGATGATACTTTCATGTGGCATTCTTTCCATTAGTGCTTTGATAACAGTTAGCCCACCAATACCGGAATCGAATACACCAATGGGGTTTTTAGAGAGAGAAGATATAGTAGTATTAGTATTGTGATTATTCATGATTTTCTGATTTTTTACTTTCTAAACCTAGTTGTCTGGCATTTAATTTAAATCTCAAGCTTTCTGGGTAGGGAAAAAAATCTTCTACCACACCAGCTAAGATGTTATCTTTTTTCTTTTGCCAAAACTCTGGCGTTAATAGATCTTTGTGATGTTTCAAAAAAACTTTTCTTACCTCAGGATCCCCCAATAAAAAAGGGGCAAACTCTTCAGGAAATACATCACCGGGTTGTACAGGATACCAAACTTCATCCGATAGTTCATATTCGGGATTAGGGGGTGGCGGTATTTTTTTAAAATTACAATTTGTC from Neisseriaceae bacterium includes the following:
- a CDS encoding glutamate racemase — protein: MSSLSKNPIGVFDSGIGGLTVIKALMERMPHESIIYFGDTARVPYGMKSKKTIQLFTQQIIDFLLQKDVKALVVACNTISAVALNTVKEIACDIPVIDVISAGANAALKVTSNNQIGVIATSTTVNSNAYARAIANYNPNTRVISKACSLLVPLVEEGWLNNDITRLTIREYLRPILAENVDTLILGCTHYPLLKPIIQLEVGPQITLIDSATTVAKTIASELERKNLLNHNNTLPNYQFYVSDIPLKFQTIGEQFLGRTLEHIERHILD